The Saccopteryx leptura isolate mSacLep1 chromosome 2, mSacLep1_pri_phased_curated, whole genome shotgun sequence genome has a window encoding:
- the ATP8B2 gene encoding phospholipid-transporting ATPase ID isoform X1 codes for MTVPKEKPEKWARAGAPLSWSRKKPSWGTEEERRARANDREYNEKFQYASNCIKTSKYNILTFLPVNLFEQFQEVANTYFLFLLILQLIPQISSLSWFTTIVPLVLVLTITAVKDATDDYFRHKSDNQVNNRQSQVLINGILQQEQWMNVCVGDIIKLENNQFVAADLLLLSSSEPHGLCYIETAELDGETNMKVRQAIPVTSELGDISKLAKFDGEVICEPPNNKLDKFSGTLYWKESKFPLSNQNMLLRGCVLRNTEWCFGLVIFAGPDTKLMQNSGRTKFKRTSIDRLMNTLVLWIFGFLVCMGVILAIGNAIWEYKVGTRFQVYLPWDEAVDSAFFSGFLSFWSYIIILNTVVPISLYVSVEVIRLGHSYFINWDKKMFCMKKRTPAEARTTTLNEELGQVEYIFSDKTGTLTQNIMVFNKCSINGHSYGDVFDVLGHKAELGERPEPVDFSFNPLADKKFLFWDPTLLEAVKMGDPHTHEFFRLLSLCHTVMSEEKNEGELYYKAQSPDEGALVTAARNFGFVFRSRTPKTITVHEMGTAITYQLLAILDFNNIRKRMSVIVRNPEGKIRLYCKGADTILLDRLHHSSQELLNATTDHLNEYAGEGLRTLVLAYKDLDEEYYEEWADRRLQASLAQDSREDRLASVYEEIESDLMLLGATAIEDKLQQGVPETIALLTLANIKIWVLTGDKQETAVNIGYSCKMLTDDMSEVFVVTGHTVLEVREELRKAREKMMDLSRTIGNGFTFHEKLTSSKLTSVLEAVAGEYALVINGHSLGSLLQAHALEADMELEFLETACACKAVICCRVTPLQKAQVVELVKKYKKAVTLAIGDGANDVSMIKTAHIGVGISGQEGIQAVLASDYSFSQFKFLQRLLLVHGRWSYLRMCKFLCYFFYKNFAFTMVHFWFGFFCGFSAQTVYDQYFITLYNIVYTSLPVLAMGVFDQDVPEQRSMEYPKLYEPGQLNLLFNKREFFICIAQGIYTSVLMFFIPYGVFAEATRDDGTQLADYQSFAVTVATSLVIVVSVQIGLDTGYWTAINHFFIWGSLAVYFAILFAMHSKGLFGLFPNQFRFVGNAQNTLAQPTVWLTIVLTTVVCIMPVVAFRFLKLNLKPDLSDTVRYTQLVRKKQKAQHRCMRRVGRTGSRRSGYAFSHQEGFGELIMSGKNMRLSSLALSSFTTRSSSSWIESLRRKKSDSASSPSGGADKPLKG; via the exons ATGACGGTCCCCAAGGAGAAGCCAGAGAAGTGGGCCCGGGCCGGGGCGCCCCTGTCCTGGAGCCGAAAGAAGCCCTCTTGGGGGACAG aagaagaaaggagggccCGGGCCAATGACCGAGAATACAACGAGAAATTCCAGTATGCG AGTAACTGCATCAAGACCTCCAAGTACAATATTCTTACCTTCCTGCCTGTCAACTTGTTTGAGCAGTTTCAGGAAGTTGCCAATACCTACTTCCTGTTCCTTCTCATTCTGCAG tTGATCCCACAGATCTCGTCCCTGTCCTGGTTCACCACCATCGTGCCTTTGGTTCTTGTCCTCACCATCACAGCTGTTAAAGATGCTACTGATGACTAT TTTCGTCACAAGAGTGATAACCAGGTGAATAACCGTCAGTCTCAGGTGCTGATAAATGGAAT CCTCCAGCAGGAGCAGTGGATGAATGTCTGTGTTGGTGACATCATCAAGCTAGAAAATAACCAGTTTGTGGCG GCGgatctcctcctcctttccagCAGTGAGCCTCATGGGCTGTGTTACATAGAGACAGCAGAACTTGATGG AGAGACCAACATGAAAGTGCGTCAGGCGATTCCAGTCACCTCGGAATTGGGAGATATCAGTAAGCTTGCCAAGTTTGATG GTGAAGTGATCTGCGAACCTCCCAACAACAAGCTGGACAAATTCAGTGGAACGCTCTACTGGAAGGAGAGCAAGTTTCCCCTGAGCAACCAGAACATGCTGCTGCGAGGCTGCGTGCTGCGAAACACCGAGTGGTGCTTCGGGCTGGTCATCTTTGCAG GTCCTGACACTAAGCTGATGCAGAACAGCGGCAGGACAAAATTCAAGAGAACAAGTATTGATCGCCTAATGAATACACTggtgctctgg ATTTTTGGATTCCTGGTCTGCATGGGGGTGATCCTGGCCATTGGCAATGCCATTTGGGAGTACAAGGTCGGGACACGCTTCCAGGTCTACCTGCCCTGGGATGAGGCGGTAGACAGTGCCTTTTTCTCTGGCTTCCTCTCCTTCTGGTCCTACATCATCATCCTCAACACCGTCGTGCCCATATCACTCTATGTCAG TGTGGAGGTCATTCGCCTGGGCCACAGCTACTTCATCAACTGGGACAAGAAGATGTTCTGCATGAAGAAGCGGACGCCCGCAGAGGCCCGCACCACCACCCTGAATGAGGAGCTGGGCCAGGTGGAGTACATCTTCTCCGACAAGACGGGCACCCTCACCCAGAACATCATGGTCTTCAACAAGTGCTCCATCAACGGCCACAGCTATG GTGACGTGTTCGATGTCCTGGGACACAAAGCTGAACTGGGAGAG AGGCCTGAACCCGTTGACTTCTCCTTCAATCCTCTGGCTGACAAGAAGTTCTTATTCTGGGACCCTACCCTCTTGGAGGCTGTCAAGATGGGGGACCCCCACACGCATGAGTTCTTCCGCCTCCTCTCCTTGTGTCACACTGTCATGTcagaggaaaagaatgaag gagAGCTGTACTACAAAGCCCAGTCCCCGGATGAGGGGGCCCTGGTCACTGCAGCCAGGAACTTTGGTTTCGTATTCCGCTCTCGTACCCCTAAGACCATCACTGTCCACGAGATGGGCACAGCCATCACCTACCAGCTGCTGGCCATTCTGGACTTCAACAATATCCGGAAGCGGATGTCGGTTATAG TGCGAAATCCAGAGGGCAAGATCCGACTCTACTGCAAAGGGGCTGACACTATCCTGCTGGACAGACTCCACCACTCCAGCCAAGAGCTGCTCAATGCCACCACTGACCACCTGAAT GAATATGCGGGGGAagggctgaggaccctggttctgGCCTACAAGGATCTGGATGAAGAGTATTATGAGGAATGGGCTGATAGACGACTCCAAGCCAGTCTGGCCCAGGACAGCCGGGAGGACAGGCTGGCCAGCGTTTATGAGGAGATTGAAAGTGACCTGATG CTGCTGGGTGCAACAGCCATTGAGGACAAGCTTCAGCAAGGAGTTCCAGAGACCATTGCCCTCCTGACACTGGCCAACATCAAGATTTGGGTGCTAACTGGAGACAAACAAG AGACAGCTGTGAACATTGGCTATTCCTGCAAGATGTTGACGGATGACATGTCGGAGGTGTTCGTCGTCACTGGCCACACAGTCTTGGAAGTGCGGGAGGAGCTCAG GAAAGCCCGGGAGAAGATGATGGACCTGTCCCGCACCATAGGCAATGGCTTCACTTTCCATGAGAAACTTACTTCTTCCAAGCTCACTTCTGTCCTGGAAGCCGTCGCTGGGGAGTATGCCCTAGTCATCAATGGACACAGTCTG GGCTCTCTGTTGCAGGCCCATGCCTTAGAGGCAGACATGGAGCTGGAGTTTCTGGAAACGGCCTGTGCCTGCAAAGCTGTTATCTGCTGCCGGGTGACTCCCTTGCAGAAGGCACAAGTGGTGGAACTTGTTAAGAAGTACAAGAAGGCTGTGACACTTGCCATTGGGGATGGAGCCAATGATGTCAGCATGATCAAAA CAGCCCACATTGGTGTGGGTATCAGTGGGCAAGAAGGGATCCAGGCTGTCCTGGCCTCCGATTACTCCTTCTCCCAGTTCAAGTTCCTGCAGCGCCTCCTGCTGGTGCATGGGCGCTGGTCCTACCTGCGCATGTGCAAATTCCTCTGTTATTTCTTCTACAAGAACTTTGCTTTCACCATGGTCCACTTCTGGTTTGGCTTCTTCTGTGGCTTCTCAGCCCAG ACCGTCTATGACCAGTATTTCATCACTCTTTATAACATTGTATATACCTCCCTCCCAGTCCTGGCTATGGGGGTCTTCGATCAG GACGTCCCCGAGCAGCGGAGCATGGAGTACCCTAAGCTGTATGAGCCAGGCCAGCTGAACCTCCTCTTCAACAAGCGGGAATTCTTCATTTGTATTGCCCAGGGCATCTACACCTCTGTTCTCATGTTCTTCATCCCCTATGGGGTGTTTGCTGAGGCCACCCGGGATGATGGCACTCAGCTGGCTGACTACCAGTCCTTTGCAGTCACTGTGGCTACTTCACTGGTCATTGTGGTCAGTGTGCAG ATTGGGCTGGATACAGGCTACTGGACGGCCATCAACCACTTCTTCATCTGGGGAAGCCTGGCTGTTTACTTTGCCATTCTCTTTGCCATGCACAGCAAGGGGCTCTTTGGCTTATTTCCCAATCAGTTCCGGTTTGTGG GTAATGCGCAGAACACCCTGGCCCAGCCTACGGTGTGGCTGACCATCGTGCTCACCACGGTCGTCTGCATCATGCCTGTGGTCGCTTTTCGATTCCTCAAGCTGAACCTGAAGCCTGATCTCTCTGACACG GTTCGCTACACCCAGCTGGTGAGGAAGAAGCAGAAGGCCCAGCACCGCTGCATGCGGCGGGTGGGCCGCACAGGATCCCGGCGCTCCGGCTACGCCTTCTCCCACCAGGAAGGCTTCGGGGAGCTCATCATGTCTGGGAAAAACATGCGGCTCAGCTCCCTGGCACTCTCCAGCTTCACTACCCGCTCCAGCTCCAGCTGGATTGAGAGCCTGCGCAGGAAGAAGAGTGACAGCGCCAGCAGCCCCAGTGGAGGGGCCGACAAGCCCCTCAAGGGATAA